The genomic window GAACGCCATGGACAACGGCATCAACATGGACCTCCAGTCCGCCCTCAACCACGAGAATGACTGCTTCCTCGTCACCTACGTCTCGGAAGACGGCAGGGAGGGGTTTAAGGCGTTTATTGAGAAACGAAAACCTGCATTTACGGGAAAGTAGTAAAGGCAGTCGTTAGTCTCTAGTCTCTAGTCGTTAGTGGAAGACAAAGGCGGGGACAAAGACAGGGATCAAGGCGGGCGTAACGGGGTTGTGTGAGCCCCGATGATTGCAGTACCCATAAACCCCCTAGTACCGAGGCAAAAGGTCTGGAGAAGGCGTTGCCGTCCCGGATAAATGGCATTCCAGACCCAGACCTTTTAGCCGAGGCGCCGATCAAACCCAATTTCGACCATTTAATGATCTAGAATCCGGTGACTTACCCGCGCGATGTAGCTCGCACCGCCTGTGCCCGGAGGGGTACGAGCGAGACCAACAGTAGGCGCTTTAAGCGCGGGGAGGCTCGATCAAAGGTCTCTCGCCTCCGACCCCAAGCCGGAGGCGAGAGACCTTCTATGCGGGGGGATCGTAGACTGTCGATGGAATGCAATGGTCCAGAAGGATTATCTGGTCGAGCTGGGACGTGGGAGTCGGGTACTCTGCGGGCCATAAGGCTGCCTGCATTGTTCCGGGCGCCAGCCATGCATAATTATCGATCATAATCCTTTGTTGCGTAATTCTGGTTGGAGAAACGGTCAGGGACAACATATCCGTGGCGAAAATGACAGGGCCGTTGTACCAGGTACGAATGTCCCTGAGCGCGGGACCCGTGGTATCCGGATTGACCTGAAAATGAGTAACCACGGCCAGTCGGGGCCTGGTTTGGCTCATGATGTAGCCGAAAGCTTTTTGCGGGGTATGGGAGCTGTCCTGGATGTTCTGGGCCGTTTGCACTGCCTGAGTGTAGCCCGCCTGCCCCGGCTTAAGCCCTGTGTTCTTTTGCGCCCAGGTGTCGGGCGGCACGACCATCTCATGAATCAGGACATCCACCCCCTGTCCATGCTCAATGACATAATCATTGGGCTTCGTATCGCCGGTAAAGATCATGGACATACCGTTATATATCAGCTTGTAACTTATCGAGCCGTTCCTGTCGTGGGCCGCGGGGAAATGGGTGATTGTCACTCCGTTTTTGTTATAGCAGGGGGGGCCGTTATCCTGGGTCCAGTCCAGTTCCGACACTGTCAGGTCATACCCGTTGTTCCCGGTTCCCCTCGCTCCAAGGCCGGTCTGCAAGAAACTGAATGCCTGCACATGCCAGCTCGTGAGCGCCTGGAATGCATTACAGAATGCAATGGTCCCGTCGTCGGGATTTTCGGCGGTTGTGGGGTTCACCATGTTGGAGCGGCTGGGTCCCCAGATCTGGAGAGCTGTCTTCCGGTCGCCCGAGGGTCCGAAACAGTATATGTGCGTGAGGTCGGATATATGGTCCCCGTGGAGATGGGTAAGAAATATTTTGTCCATTTTCGAAAAGGGGATGCCCATGGCATTGTACTTGGCTACTACTCCTGTTCCGCAGTCAAATATGAACTGATCACCGCTGCCCACTTCAACATATACGCTGTTGCATTCCTGGGCAGTGCGGGGAATACAGGAAGTCCCGAGAAATGTGATCCTCATCTCGTTTGTTTTCAGGGCTCTCATTCGAGGGAAGGATCCTCTCCCCGAAGCCGCTCCCGCCGGTTCCGAGGCGCGTGCCCGGCGTGACGTCAAGCTTCCGAGGCCGAACGCCCCCAAGGCCGCCACTGGAAACTTCAATAAATTTCTTCGCGTGATGCGATGGCCCATAATTCCTCCCTTTACCCGGAACACGAATTCCGGTTTCCCTTTCGGTTGATAATTCTCCTTACGTTACTATTTGGCGGGAATGGTTGTCAAAGAAAAAGAATCTCCTTTCGAATGCCAGCCGCCTGGACAATCGAAGGGGACATCCTGCATTCCCCCCGTCAACAGCTATGTCAGAAACTATAAATTTCCAACAATGTAAAATCTCCATTAACCACGGCCTGCACGCGCTATAGGGGACGCTCTTGACATATGATTCCTGGGAAGTAAGTGCCATTTCTGAAATAGTGGCTGCGGACACGATATTTTATGCTGTATTTACAGCGTGTTAGGTGCACTATTTTGGGCCTATTTGCCTGAAAGTGAGTCGCTTCTCACGAATCACGTATTGCATTACGATTCCGCTACTCCGTGGTGTGATTCTTCATGCCCGTAACGCACGTATAGATCTGACCGGTCTGTTTCATCATGTCATCATTCGGGGTAGACGAGGGGTGAAAGAGAAGTCAAATGTCAATATGTCAAGGATGTCCCCTACTCCGGTGCCTATCATCCGAAGATGCTCCTTCAGGCCTTTCTCTTTGCTGGCTTCGTCTTTTTCTGAGACGTTATTTTTCCCTGCTTGGCCTTGGAATTTTATCTATACCTTGTCCAATTCTTCGTAGAGCCTTTATTTTGAGCAAGGTCCGTTGCAGCGGCATTCCAGGAAAATAGTGATGCTGCGAACAGGACGATGCCCGGTTTGGCAAAGCGCTTTTTAACATAAAGTTCCTCAGAAAATATCGATGTTGAATAAAAACAGAAATCGTGTGGCTATTCATTCCGCCGGCTATTTATCCGATGGGAATGCGAAATGCAAAGAATAACGAAGACATTATCAGAGGACCCTCAAGGGAACACCCTATATTCAGACGGGGCCCAAAACTGTGGGACCTCATCAAATGTGTGGCATTTATCACATAAAACCTGGACCGGGCTCTGATACAATGCTTTACAAGACGGAGGCTTTCGATTGCCGTGCCGGCTTTCCTGTGAAGCCCTCAATCTCCCATCAAAAATAATTAAAAACCTCGTTGGCCCCTACGAATAGGGATGATAGAATGTAGTTACCACACCAAATTCCATCACCAACGAGGTGAATCAATTATGCCACAGGGTCTGCTTCCGTACAAGTATGAAGAAGAGAAAAGAGAATCGGGTATGACCGCTCTCGCAGGCCTCCCTCTCTACCTCGATCTCGCTTCGGTCCTGGGCCTTTCGGACTCTATCGCGACCCGCATGCACGTGATAAAGGGCTCCCAGGGCTGGTCTGACGAGCAGGTAATCCTCTCGCTCATCCTCTTGAACCTTGCAGGAGGTGACAGCGTTGACGATGTAAATATGCTTGAAAAGGATGAGGGCTTTTGCAGGGTCTTACGAAGAATAGGATTGAAAGGACTTACCCGTAAGAAGCGGAGAATAAAAGAAAGGCAATGGAAGAAAGAACGCCGCCGCACCTTTCCTTCTCCTTCACCCATATTCCGATATCTCGATGCCTTCCATGATCCCGAAGAAGAGAAGAAGCGGGAAAAAGGGAAAGCCTTCATCCCTGCCCCGAATGAGCACCTTATAAATCTCATGAATGTAAATAGGGATTTGGTTCACTCTGTAGTAAAGTCTGCCTCCGAAGCGACCCTCGATATGGACGCAACCCTCATAGAGACATCGAAGAGAAGTGCCCTCTTCAGTTATAAACACTACCGGGCTTATCAACCTTTCAATACCTGGTGGGCAGAACAAGAGTTGATCCTTCATACCGAGTTCAGGGACGGCAATGTCCCCGCAGGACATGAACAGCTTAGGGTCTTCAAGGAGGCCCTCGGCCAGCTTCCTCCCGGAGTAAAGAAAGTCTATCTCCGTTCCGATACGGCAGGGTATCAGCATGATCTTCTTAAGTATTGCGAAAATGCCGGGAATAAGCGCTTCGGCAGAATCGAGTTCGCCATAGGCGCGGATGTGATCCCTGAGTTCAAAAAGGCGGTAGCCGAAGCGGAAGAATGGAAACCGCTTCTCAAAGAGGGGAAGGAGACGGGAAAGGAATGGACCGAGACTGCCTATGTACCCAATGCCGTCGGCCACAGCAGGAAGGACCCGGAATACCGCTACCTTGCTACCCGTGAGCCTCTAAAACAGGATATCCTTCCCGGCATGGAAGGGCAGCTTTCATTCCCCACCATGATGATGGAGAGGAAACGCTACAAGATATTCGGTATCGTCACAAACAGGGACATGGAGGGTGACGATCTGATACGATGGCACTATAAGCGTGCAGGGAAATCCGAAGAGGCCCACTCCATCATGAAAGAGGACCTTGCGGGAGGAAGGCTCCCTTCGGGGAAGTTCGGTGAGAATGCCGCCTGGTGGTGGATAATGGTCCTCGCGTTTAATCTCAATTCGGCAATGAAACGCTTGGCATTAAAGGGATCATGGGCTACCAGGAGAATGAAGGCAATCCGCTTTTCTCTCATCAACCTGCCGGGAAGAGTCCTGGTCCATGCGAGGGAACTCGTCATCCGCATCTCCGGGGAACAGGAGATATTGCTCGCTACGCGGCAGAGAATCATGGAGCTTGCGCCTTCGGGGTAGATGATGAGAAGCGACGAGGAGATTCTATATGAAAGCAGACCACGAAAGGAGGGGTATGCTTAAATCTTGCCCGTCAGAGAGGCTTATGCCATGTCTGAATAAACGAAATGGGATCAAGGGTCCATATTTGATGCCGATTTAAGAGGTGTTTGGAAAAGATGGCCCGGAGAGGGGAAAAGTGGGGATTGGGAAAAAGAGGTGGTGGATTGTGGAAGCTATCCTTAATTGACATGTCCGTCGAAAGTGACTATGCGTGTAGGTAACACCATAATCAGACAACGTGCCTGTGCGTTTCTTCGGTACCGCATAATGTTGTCAGAGACAACGAAAAACACAGGTATTCTTAGCATGGGAGGGTAAAAGATGAAAAAGCTGGTGATGGCAGTCGTCGCATTCAGTGTGCTTCTGGGGTGGGGTATCACGAATGCATCGGCACAGCAGGTAGCCTGGGATGACCCGTACGATCTTCTTACCACAAGCCTTACGAAAATGTCGGCAGACTCTTCATTATACGGCATCAATGGGACAGGCCAGATTGTCGCGGTGAGTCTTGCTTCGACCGTGGCGGGCACGCCGGGCACGGGCGTCGATGTCTCACAAGCGACCGATCTTGCGGTCTCCCAAAAAGGAACAGTCTTCGCAATCAACGACACCACAGTCGTCACGTGGACTGCCGCGGCCGGCATTGCCGTCCTTTCCCCGCAACCGAAAATTCCCGATGTGGCGGGCACATTTAAGCAGATCGCCTTCGGAGAAGGCGGAAAGCTTTTCGTGCTCTATCAGGCAACAGCGGACGGCCACCAGTACATTCTCCAGGGTCACGAGGTCAATCAGACCATGGAGGCCGCATTCGACCCGAGAACGCTCAATCTCGCCGCAAAAGGAAACTGGGTAAGCTGCAAGATCAGTCTTCCTGAGGGACACTCGGAAAGGGACATCGATGCCGATACGGTGCAGATCACGAGGATACAGGCACCGGTGCCCGGAGGTGCCCCGGTGGATGCGGCCGTGGCCATTTTCCGGGCCCCCGGCTCTCCTGCGAGCGCGGATTCCAATCGCCTTCACGTGAAGTTCCTGCGGTATGACAAGAACGTCCCGAACAATCCCCAGTCCCTGAACGCGGCGCTCCTGGGCCTCCTTCCCGCGTCGGGACAGCACAAGGCCATCTACCAGGTAACGGTTACCGTGAGGGCCCAGCTCACCACAACGGAAGAGTGGTTCGAGGGAACCGGGAGCTTTCAGGCTATGGTGCCGAAAGAGCCGAGGTAAATCGCCTCAGGCAAACCGGACAAACGGGGGTTTAAGGCCCCCGTTTTTTTTGCGGGCATCCGGCGGGCGTGCTTCTTCAAAGTAATCCTTCCCTATTCCTCTTGAAATGCAAGGATTAAAGAATTAATAGATTAGAAGGTGGGGTAATCATGGCAAGAAACCAGAAGTACTAAAGTTGTTTTCAGATTGCACTATGCCGGGACGAGCAAAAGGTGTGATTTGACCGATGATTTGTAAAAATTGTTCCACCCAAATGCCGGAAAGCACGAAATTCTGCCCGAAATGCGGTCTGCGCAATGAGGCAGTGGAGATAGATACACCGCCGCGAATGCCACAGGCTGAACCTGCCGAGGAAACTACTTCCGAAGTCGCCACTTTTTTTTCCCAAGAAGATGAACCCTTAAAACCGGCGCCGGGGGAGAAAGCATCCAAAAACGCCGAATTCGACATGGTCGACAGGGAAACATCTGGGGTAGACAAGTCAATTGACGGGAAATTAACGGATCATGCGCAGGAAATAGATGGTGCCGCAAAAGGTGTTGGACCCAAGGCCGTTCATCGGAGGTCTTCGAAGTTCAAGCTGTCCATGAACTACACACTACTTGCAATCGCATTTGTTTTGCTGGTTGCATGTGTGGCCGGCGGCTTATATTGGCGTTCCCTTTTACAAAATCAAATTAGAATGCCCCTGTCCGTGGGCGGAAAAATACCGGCCGTAGGCTCGGTCAAGACCATAGTTGCACCTTCCAAAAATTTACAGGAGCCCATACAGCCTGCTAAGCCGGTTTCCCCCTCGGCGACTCCCTCGCGATCTCACGAGCCGGATATTGCCTGGATAGAAACAGTAATTAACAACAGCCTGAGATTCAATCATATTCACACAGTTTCGGTCAAAGTGAATCAGGATATGGAGGCTGTGGTGACCGGCGTGGTCGGCGATGAAACCGTGAAGGCTCACGCGCTCGCGATAATATCATCCTACGCCGACCTGAAGGGCATGGAGGCAAATATTCGGATAAAACCCCAGGGGCAGCCTGTCAGTCCGGCCATGATCGAAAGCGAAATCAACCTATTGCTGCAAAATAAAGGAATAAGCAGTGTCACGGCTGAGGTAGATCAAAATATGGTGGTCACCCTCAAGGGGACGGTACAGGGCAAAAATGAGAGAAAGAAGGCGCTTTCCTTCACGAAAGGAATGAAAGGAATAAAGGGCATTAAAGACATTATTTTTGTGGTGGAACCCCAATATGAGGATATATGAGAGTACGTTTTCTTACGAGCCCGCTGCGATTTCCGGTCGTTCTTTTCCTGGCTGCAATTCTTTTTAGTTGTGCCCAGGGAAACCTGCCCAAGAAGATTGAAAGCAGACCCTTAGAAGAGAAGACCGAGTCCAGGGATGGATTGGCAGATACTTCAAGGGTTGAGAAGATCGATGTCGATATAACGCTCTCTTTGCCGGTTATTCGACCGGTCACGGTAACCCGTGGAAACAAAGTGACCTTTCAGATGAATTACATGCTCTCCTCGACTGATAAAGCGAAGGAATTCGATGTAATTGAAGTGATTGCCCTTTCCGGAGCGAAAATGGATTTGCAGTTATCCCGAAAGGCCTCGCGAAAGGCTCAAGGAAGCCATGTCCTGACGCTTGAATTTGGCATACCTCCGGACCTGCCCCCGGGGTCTTACCAGGCAACAGGCATTATCAGGGCCGAAGACACCGAAAAAAAGGGAGCAACCGATTTCACGGTGAAGCGACGGAAATAGACGAGGAAACTATTGGTTGTACCCAATGGGGGACGTCCTTGACATATTGACATTTACATTTCCTCTCCCCCGTGATATAATTCTTTTATGCCCCGTCACGCACGCATAGATTTGACCGGTGTGCTTCATCATGTCATCATCCGGGGTATCGAACAAAGCTCTGTCTTTGAAGACAGTAAGGATTGCGAGAACTTCCTTGCCCGTCTCGGCGCCATTCTTACCGAAACCGGAACCTCCTGTTACGCGTGGGCCCTTCTCACGAACCACGGCCACTTCCTCATCCGGACCGGAGCCTTTCCCCTCTCCACCGTCATGGGGAGACTCCTCACGGGGTATGCCCAGCAATTCAACAGGCGTCACACACGTCATGGCCATCTTTTTCAGAATCGCTATAAGGCGTTTCTCGTGGAGGACGAACCCTATTTCCTCGAACTCATCCGCTATATCCACCTGAACCCCATACGGGCAGGTATTATCCATACCATGAAGGAGCTTGATCATTATCCGCGAACAGGTCATGCCGTCATTATGGGTAAGCTGACCCGTTCGTGGCAGGACACGTCCATGCTCGGTCTTTTCGGTCAAAAAGCACAATATCGCAGGTTTGTAGAAAAAGGCATCTCCCTGGGCCCCCAACCGGAACTAACCGGGGGCGGGCTGATACGCTCCGCCCGAGGACGGGTTGAAGTGAAGGAGTTGAGAAGGGAAGGCGTCAAAAGCGATGAGCGGATACTGGGAAGGAGCGACTTCGTGGATTCGGTCCTTAGAAGAGCTGAAGAGGCCTCCCGGAAAAGACTTGAGTTGAAGGAAACAGGACTTACCCTCGAAACGCTCATTAAAGATGTGGCCCGTCACTTCAATACCGATGAAGGGTTAATTAGAAGCCCCATCAAACAAAGGACGGTCTCACGAACGCGGGCCATTATCGTCCACCTGGCTCTCGACCGGTTGAGGATAATGGGCGTTGAGGCAGGAAAGGTCTTGAACCTGACCCCTTCGGCAATATCCAGGCTCGCCGCACGAGGGAGAACCGACCCGCTGTCCCGGGAGATTGAGGGCGCGCTGCCGGTCTTTAAGTCGAGGGGTTGAAGAAGATGTCAAATGTCAATATATCAAGGACGTCCCCCAACTGTATCCAAGATTACTCGATACATGATGTGCAGTTCTGTTTTTTTATCGTTATTAACCATCATTGAGGGTCTAGAATTCTTGAAAATATGTGGAATAAACTGATGCTATTCAAGAAATTTATCTTCATCGATGCGATTGCTCCGAAAATTTCCATGCGGTACTTTATGTAAAGTTATCGAAATGTTGGATGATCTAGTCCGGACCATTTCACCATCCTCTTTTGATTCTGTCCATGAAGTTTCGTTTATAGTAAATGCTTGAGTTTCAGAAAACGATTTTCGGTAATTAAATTTTTTAATTTTTGGATTCCAATCCATCCCGAATGAAACTCGCAAAACATATTCTCCCGAAGGAATCCGTTTCGCAGTGAAGCGTTCATGAGCACGAATATAGAAATTTCTGATTTTGGAGGAAGCATCATTCCCCAAGCGCATTACTTTTACCACCGAATCAGAATCTGTGCCGTTATCTACAGTGATTTCCGAATGTCCTGATCCGATGAACCATCCGATATAAGGAGCAGCGCCGGTTTTCAAACGATTTGGATTAACAGGCTCGGTTTTTGTCGGAGCTTTGAGTGCTTCTGATACAATCGTTTGATTCGTCGATTTCTTTTGACCCGCGGGATCGCTAATATCGGGAACTGTTCGGCTAAAGGAACCTGTGTGATAAGTATTAAAAATGAGAGCAAGCAACAAAAATATACCGATGCCCACTAAATAATATAAAATAACTTTCTTGTTTTGTTTTTGACCTTGAGTCTCCTGAGAGTGCTTTTGCTTACTTTCTTCCGTCCTGACTTTTTCTGAGGCAACTCCTTCGTCGTATGACCTTCCACACACCCCACAAGATCCGTTAAACCCGATGACGCCGGTGCAGGCTCCATCACCACAAAGGGAACCGGCGTGAGGATCGGGCTTTGGTGGAGGAGGTGGTTGTCCAGTCTGCGTCCCAACAAGGTATTTCCCACATTTTCCACATTTGGCTGCTGTAAGATTAATGTTCGAATGCGCCCTATTGTTGGCGCCGCAGTGTGGACAAACAATAATTGTCCAAGTGAAGCCGCCATTGGAACCTTGATGCTCTGATTTTCGACTCGTAAAAGCTTCAGAGTTCGCTTTGTCAAGATATCGACAAAGGCAGTCGTAAGCCGCATTTATCTCCTTCATTTTATTTAAAGCTTTCTTCTGAAGCCTTTCGTTATGGG from Syntrophorhabdaceae bacterium includes these protein-coding regions:
- a CDS encoding BON domain-containing protein, with the translated sequence MEIDTPPRMPQAEPAEETTSEVATFFSQEDEPLKPAPGEKASKNAEFDMVDRETSGVDKSIDGKLTDHAQEIDGAAKGVGPKAVHRRSSKFKLSMNYTLLAIAFVLLVACVAGGLYWRSLLQNQIRMPLSVGGKIPAVGSVKTIVAPSKNLQEPIQPAKPVSPSATPSRSHEPDIAWIETVINNSLRFNHIHTVSVKVNQDMEAVVTGVVGDETVKAHALAIISSYADLKGMEANIRIKPQGQPVSPAMIESEINLLLQNKGISSVTAEVDQNMVVTLKGTVQGKNERKKALSFTKGMKGIKGIKDIIFVVEPQYEDI
- a CDS encoding MBL fold metallo-hydrolase, with the translated sequence MRALKTNEMRITFLGTSCIPRTAQECNSVYVEVGSGDQFIFDCGTGVVAKYNAMGIPFSKMDKIFLTHLHGDHISDLTHIYCFGPSGDRKTALQIWGPSRSNMVNPTTAENPDDGTIAFCNAFQALTSWHVQAFSFLQTGLGARGTGNNGYDLTVSELDWTQDNGPPCYNKNGVTITHFPAAHDRNGSISYKLIYNGMSMIFTGDTKPNDYVIEHGQGVDVLIHEMVVPPDTWAQKNTGLKPGQAGYTQAVQTAQNIQDSSHTPQKAFGYIMSQTRPRLAVVTHFQVNPDTTGPALRDIRTWYNGPVIFATDMLSLTVSPTRITQQRIMIDNYAWLAPGTMQAALWPAEYPTPTSQLDQIILLDHCIPSTVYDPPA
- a CDS encoding transposase translates to MPRHARIDLTGVLHHVIIRGIEQSSVFEDSKDCENFLARLGAILTETGTSCYAWALLTNHGHFLIRTGAFPLSTVMGRLLTGYAQQFNRRHTRHGHLFQNRYKAFLVEDEPYFLELIRYIHLNPIRAGIIHTMKELDHYPRTGHAVIMGKLTRSWQDTSMLGLFGQKAQYRRFVEKGISLGPQPELTGGGLIRSARGRVEVKELRREGVKSDERILGRSDFVDSVLRRAEEASRKRLELKETGLTLETLIKDVARHFNTDEGLIRSPIKQRTVSRTRAIIVHLALDRLRIMGVEAGKVLNLTPSAISRLAARGRTDPLSREIEGALPVFKSRG
- a CDS encoding J domain-containing protein, translating into MELKQAYKVLELPQSASISDVKEAYRDLAQIWHPDRYSHNERLQKKALNKMKEINAAYDCLCRYLDKANSEAFTSRKSEHQGSNGGFTWTIIVCPHCGANNRAHSNINLTAAKCGKCGKYLVGTQTGQPPPPPKPDPHAGSLCGDGACTGVIGFNGSCGVCGRSYDEGVASEKVRTEESKQKHSQETQGQKQNKKVILYYLVGIGIFLLLALIFNTYHTGSFSRTVPDISDPAGQKKSTNQTIVSEALKAPTKTEPVNPNRLKTGAAPYIGWFIGSGHSEITVDNGTDSDSVVKVMRLGNDASSKIRNFYIRAHERFTAKRIPSGEYVLRVSFGMDWNPKIKKFNYRKSFSETQAFTINETSWTESKEDGEMVRTRSSNISITLHKVPHGNFRSNRIDEDKFLE
- a CDS encoding IS1380 family transposase; the encoded protein is MPQGLLPYKYEEEKRESGMTALAGLPLYLDLASVLGLSDSIATRMHVIKGSQGWSDEQVILSLILLNLAGGDSVDDVNMLEKDEGFCRVLRRIGLKGLTRKKRRIKERQWKKERRRTFPSPSPIFRYLDAFHDPEEEKKREKGKAFIPAPNEHLINLMNVNRDLVHSVVKSASEATLDMDATLIETSKRSALFSYKHYRAYQPFNTWWAEQELILHTEFRDGNVPAGHEQLRVFKEALGQLPPGVKKVYLRSDTAGYQHDLLKYCENAGNKRFGRIEFAIGADVIPEFKKAVAEAEEWKPLLKEGKETGKEWTETAYVPNAVGHSRKDPEYRYLATREPLKQDILPGMEGQLSFPTMMMERKRYKIFGIVTNRDMEGDDLIRWHYKRAGKSEEAHSIMKEDLAGGRLPSGKFGENAAWWWIMVLAFNLNSAMKRLALKGSWATRRMKAIRFSLINLPGRVLVHARELVIRISGEQEILLATRQRIMELAPSG